From Cellulosimicrobium cellulans, the proteins below share one genomic window:
- a CDS encoding LacI family DNA-binding transcriptional regulator, with product MSTAQPGGRSVPLAAVAADAGVSVPTVSKVLNARPDVSAATRERVAAVLRRHGYEIRPPTPRRTGLVDVRIVDFEGPWSEAVVRGAVAEARRLGLDVVLSVELDPDDCGAWVRHALTRGTDGLVSVVAVPDAEARATLAAAGVPLVVVDPRRRPPEDVLSVGAANFQGALEATAHLLALGHRRIATITGVPEQDNAIARLAGYRAAMIQAGVPVDDDLVCLSTYGVPAGYEGTQRLLARDDPPTAIFACSDDTALGALRALREAGRSVPGDVSLVGFDDLPVAPWTDPPLTTVRQPLVEMGASAVGLVHRARTASGHTLRTELATSLVVRESTAPPRS from the coding sequence ATGAGCACCGCGCAGCCCGGTGGGCGGAGCGTCCCGCTCGCCGCCGTCGCGGCCGACGCCGGGGTGTCGGTCCCGACGGTGTCGAAGGTGCTCAACGCACGGCCCGACGTCTCGGCCGCGACGCGCGAGCGTGTCGCCGCGGTCCTGCGGCGCCACGGCTACGAGATCCGGCCTCCCACTCCCCGGCGGACGGGACTCGTGGACGTCCGCATCGTCGACTTCGAGGGTCCGTGGTCCGAGGCGGTGGTGCGCGGCGCGGTCGCCGAGGCGCGACGCCTGGGCCTCGACGTCGTGCTGTCCGTGGAGCTGGACCCCGACGACTGCGGCGCGTGGGTCCGGCACGCTCTGACCCGGGGCACCGACGGGCTCGTGAGCGTCGTCGCGGTCCCCGACGCCGAGGCGCGCGCGACGCTCGCGGCGGCCGGGGTGCCGCTCGTCGTCGTCGACCCGCGACGGCGCCCGCCCGAGGACGTGCTCAGCGTGGGCGCCGCGAACTTCCAGGGGGCGCTCGAGGCGACCGCGCACCTGCTGGCGCTCGGGCACCGGCGCATCGCGACGATCACCGGCGTCCCGGAGCAGGACAACGCGATCGCGCGGCTCGCCGGGTACCGCGCCGCGATGATCCAGGCGGGCGTGCCCGTCGACGACGACCTGGTCTGCCTGAGCACGTACGGCGTCCCCGCGGGCTACGAGGGGACGCAGCGCCTGCTCGCCCGCGACGACCCCCCGACCGCGATCTTCGCGTGCAGCGACGACACGGCGCTCGGCGCGCTGCGGGCGCTGCGCGAGGCGGGGCGGTCCGTGCCGGGCGACGTCTCGCTCGTCGGGTTCGACGACCTCCCCGTCGCGCCCTGGACCGACCCGCCGCTCACCACCGTCCGCCAGCCGCTCGTCGAGATGGGCGCGTCGGCCGTCGGGCTCGTGCACCGCGCGCGCACCGCGAGCGGGCACACGCTGCGCACCGAGCTCGCGACGAGCCTCGTCGTCCGCGAGTCCACCGCTCCCCCGCGGTCGTGA
- a CDS encoding glucoamylase family protein — protein MDGTTTTARSGVHRHRGAALVASGLVGGLALAAGLAAPAAAESVPAAGSVPAKATPGVGPDGLTGAQRATLETYLEDTYTSLEAMTDEGTGLPADNIEGNLDPASSSAYTSPTNIGGWLWSTVVARDLGLVDADEAHDRLATTLDTVASLDRHDASGMFYNWYDPATGDRVETWPDSGDVVHQFLSSVDNGWLAAGLRVVAEAEPRLADEARAIYDDMHFGAFYNPDARPDLGVGLLRGGFWDEEPPGCSVAGDYLGTGTDVFYTCHHYDTTVSETRIATYLGIAEGEVPPEAYYASHRTFPDTCDWSWQEQKPIGETREHLGVPVFEGAYRYRDLAVVPGWGGSMFEALMPDMLVPEAEWGPASWGVNHPLVVRAHKEHGLDEAGYGAWGFSPASNPFGGYAEYGVDAIGLRSDGYLSDGETDVDLGFDGCREATNPAPEFGDGVVTPHASFLGLAYDTDGVLDNLAHLADDLGAYGPGGFYDSVAVRSGTVAERYLSLDQAMIVAAIGNVLDDSRLKDYFVDDELEQRLRPLMEAETFSATADLTPGVGADVQVQARCLGHRAAVAVRATSTGDGRADVALATPYGSRSFDDVVPHRSTYQSFAARTAEIPSGAATVTVTSDDGSTTQELSYRYAGVSCG, from the coding sequence ATGGATGGAACGACCACGACCGCGCGGAGCGGCGTGCACCGCCACCGCGGAGCCGCGCTCGTCGCGAGCGGACTCGTCGGCGGGCTGGCCCTGGCCGCCGGCCTCGCCGCACCCGCTGCGGCGGAGAGCGTCCCGGCGGCGGGGAGCGTCCCCGCGAAGGCGACGCCCGGCGTCGGGCCCGACGGCCTGACCGGCGCGCAGCGCGCGACGCTGGAGACGTACCTGGAGGACACGTACACCTCGTTGGAGGCCATGACGGACGAGGGGACCGGCCTGCCCGCGGACAACATCGAGGGCAACCTGGACCCGGCGTCGAGCAGCGCGTACACGTCGCCGACGAACATCGGCGGCTGGCTCTGGTCCACCGTCGTGGCCCGCGACCTGGGCCTGGTCGACGCCGACGAGGCCCACGACCGCCTCGCGACGACGCTCGACACCGTCGCGTCGCTCGACCGGCACGACGCGAGCGGGATGTTCTACAACTGGTACGACCCCGCGACCGGCGACCGGGTCGAGACGTGGCCGGACAGCGGCGACGTCGTCCACCAGTTCCTCAGCTCGGTGGACAACGGCTGGCTGGCCGCGGGCCTGCGCGTCGTCGCGGAGGCGGAGCCGCGCCTCGCGGACGAGGCGCGCGCGATCTACGACGACATGCACTTCGGCGCCTTCTACAACCCGGACGCGCGTCCGGACCTCGGCGTCGGGCTGCTGCGCGGCGGGTTCTGGGACGAGGAGCCGCCCGGCTGCTCGGTCGCGGGCGACTACCTCGGCACGGGCACGGACGTGTTCTACACGTGCCACCACTACGACACGACGGTCTCGGAGACGCGCATCGCGACGTACCTCGGCATCGCGGAGGGCGAGGTGCCTCCGGAGGCGTACTACGCGAGCCACCGGACGTTCCCGGACACGTGCGACTGGTCGTGGCAGGAGCAGAAGCCGATCGGCGAGACGCGCGAGCACCTGGGCGTCCCGGTCTTCGAGGGCGCGTACCGGTACCGCGACCTCGCGGTCGTGCCGGGCTGGGGCGGCTCGATGTTCGAGGCGCTCATGCCGGACATGCTGGTGCCCGAGGCGGAGTGGGGTCCGGCGTCGTGGGGCGTCAACCACCCGCTCGTCGTGCGCGCGCACAAGGAGCACGGGCTCGACGAGGCGGGTTACGGGGCCTGGGGCTTCTCGCCCGCGAGCAACCCCTTCGGCGGGTACGCGGAGTACGGCGTCGACGCGATCGGGCTGCGCTCGGACGGCTACCTGTCCGACGGTGAGACCGACGTCGACCTCGGGTTCGACGGCTGCCGCGAGGCGACCAACCCCGCGCCGGAGTTCGGCGACGGCGTCGTGACGCCGCACGCGTCGTTCCTCGGCCTCGCGTACGACACGGACGGCGTGCTCGACAACCTGGCCCACCTCGCCGACGACCTCGGCGCCTACGGGCCGGGCGGTTTCTACGACTCCGTCGCCGTGCGGTCGGGCACGGTCGCCGAGCGCTACCTGTCGCTCGACCAGGCGATGATCGTCGCCGCGATCGGCAACGTCCTCGACGACTCGCGCCTCAAGGACTACTTCGTCGACGACGAGCTCGAGCAGCGCCTGCGGCCGCTCATGGAGGCGGAGACGTTCTCGGCCACGGCCGACCTCACGCCCGGCGTGGGCGCCGACGTCCAGGTCCAGGCGCGCTGCCTCGGCCACCGGGCGGCCGTCGCCGTCCGGGCGACGAGCACGGGGGACGGCCGCGCGGACGTCGCGCTCGCCACGCCCTACGGGTCGCGGTCGTTCGACGACGTCGTCCCGCACCGCAGCACCTACCAGTCGTTCGCGGCGCGCACGGCGGAGATCCCGTCCGGCGCCGCGACGGTGACGGTCACGTCCGACGACGGGTCGACGACCCAGGAGCTGTCCTACCGCTACGCGGGCGTCTCCTGCGGCTGA
- a CDS encoding TetR/AcrR family transcriptional regulator, giving the protein MPKLVDHQERREALARALWRVVDQHGWTKATMREVASEAGVSLGHVQHYFASRTGLLTFAMEYAAEQTAGRVARGLAALDQPPHPRDVLRLVLVEMLPLGPDARASSRMSAAYVLEALHDPALRERASLGLRDGRAMVAQLVHEAMAQGQIAPDRDPDVETDLLLALTGFTPLLELEVIEPRAALAAIDQHLEHLFARAS; this is encoded by the coding sequence GTGCCGAAGCTGGTGGATCACCAGGAACGTCGCGAGGCGCTCGCGCGGGCGCTGTGGCGGGTCGTCGACCAGCACGGCTGGACCAAGGCCACGATGCGCGAGGTCGCGAGCGAGGCCGGGGTCTCCCTCGGGCACGTGCAGCACTACTTCGCGTCGCGGACCGGGCTGCTGACGTTCGCGATGGAGTACGCCGCCGAGCAGACCGCGGGCCGGGTCGCGCGGGGACTGGCCGCGCTCGACCAGCCCCCGCACCCGCGGGACGTGCTCCGGCTGGTCCTCGTCGAGATGCTCCCCCTGGGCCCCGACGCGCGGGCGTCGAGCCGCATGAGCGCCGCGTACGTCCTGGAGGCGCTGCACGACCCGGCGCTGCGCGAGCGAGCGAGCCTCGGGCTCCGTGACGGCCGCGCGATGGTCGCGCAGCTCGTCCACGAAGCGATGGCGCAGGGGCAGATCGCGCCGGACCGCGACCCGGACGTCGAGACCGACCTGCTCCTGGCGTTGACCGGGTTCACGCCGCTGCTCGAGCTCGAGGTGATCGAGCCGCGGGCCGCGCTGGCCGCCATCGACCAGCACCTGGAGCACCTCTTCGCCCGGGCCTCCTGA
- a CDS encoding DnaJ family domain-containing protein produces MADPHPPPAFFNPYAVAIDHEVAIALLADLHVRKAIERGEFDDLPGSGKPLPMPDRYDPDWWLKNLVKRERLVVLPPSIELRREDAALDERLDEIWVEDDVRHEVEEFNRRVLRGRYQAPAGPPLVTMPRDVDQTVAAWAERRAARAAEARAAAAVETSEKKRPRRRCFRQRRR; encoded by the coding sequence ATGGCCGACCCGCACCCGCCCCCCGCGTTCTTCAACCCGTACGCCGTCGCCATCGACCACGAGGTGGCGATCGCCCTGCTGGCCGACCTGCACGTCCGCAAGGCCATCGAACGCGGCGAGTTCGACGACCTGCCCGGCAGCGGCAAGCCGCTCCCCATGCCCGACCGCTACGACCCCGACTGGTGGCTCAAGAACCTCGTCAAGCGCGAGCGGCTCGTGGTGCTGCCACCCTCCATCGAGCTGCGCAGAGAAGACGCCGCGCTCGACGAACGCCTCGACGAGATCTGGGTCGAGGACGACGTGCGCCACGAGGTCGAGGAGTTCAACCGGCGCGTCCTCCGCGGCCGCTACCAAGCACCCGCCGGCCCGCCGCTCGTCACCATGCCGCGGGACGTCGACCAGACAGTGGCGGCCTGGGCAGAACGCCGCGCAGCGCGGGCGGCGGAGGCACGGGCGGCGGCAGCTGTGGAGACCAGCGAGAAGAAGCGCCCCCGCCGTCGGTGCTTCCGTCAACGGCGCCGGTAG
- a CDS encoding very short patch repair endonuclease, protein MVTHCCIPHRAQSESRWHTTTPDPAEETKAAARAGSRASSPAARRRMQANRRRDTAPEMDLRRAAYALGLRYRVDARPVRDLNRRADMVFAGAKVAVFVDGCFWHGCPQHGTNAKQNAAFWRAKITQNRARDADTNARLEAAGWAVVRVWEHEDSNEAAVRLATVVSLRRRRRPSAGPSPQL, encoded by the coding sequence GTGGTGACGCACTGCTGCATACCGCACAGGGCACAGTCCGAATCCAGGTGGCATACGACAACTCCTGACCCTGCCGAGGAGACCAAGGCTGCCGCGAGGGCCGGTTCGAGAGCATCGTCGCCGGCTGCGCGTCGACGCATGCAAGCAAACCGGCGTCGAGACACGGCTCCGGAGATGGATCTCCGGAGAGCTGCGTATGCACTCGGGCTCCGCTATCGCGTCGACGCTAGACCCGTTCGCGACTTGAACCGAAGAGCCGACATGGTCTTCGCGGGTGCGAAGGTAGCGGTGTTCGTCGACGGCTGCTTCTGGCACGGATGCCCGCAGCACGGGACCAACGCCAAGCAGAACGCCGCCTTTTGGAGGGCGAAGATCACTCAGAACCGTGCACGCGACGCTGATACGAACGCGAGGCTTGAGGCAGCGGGCTGGGCTGTCGTTCGCGTCTGGGAGCACGAAGACTCGAACGAGGCCGCAGTCCGGCTCGCTACCGTGGTTTCGCTGCGGAGGCGCCGCCGTCCGTCCGCAGGCCCGTCTCCGCAACTCTGA
- a CDS encoding FtsK/SpoIIIE domain-containing protein — translation MTDRADSTLGRVVARVALDSVTRGSDGTRAALRIAAFEKPIVESALREVAEMLADGATTDVIVKVGTTEPIEGVPDGFLLDDGEQLTAWRNVPGTGASVVLFDWGQPPDSEGLSAVNRLDGAVLLTGPDEDARFELFAREAWLAVGGEGKAPPALVACQRQIWRAVSDSQEESRSLRRLARYLVESAETVTASSVHTDEVIQKAASSALPSLGLFPDSGLFASESAVEARVKKNVRVAGLRQPSGALLSEEDLLARIDEAELTSAALEKVALSSDVAKAHMRNLVMEVGEGSEDPRRALDLPIWLEIFEKRSTKVGLGRQIRDVFERVAPDRLEEFDALLVEDGLDRSDQEAAEQFLFAEPPLDAETLADLLPKILRRRAEKIAFPDSQVVLDPLRALLRELTYFDDEDEGTVNVRVEGTVESGGWTRWLFAFLYGRSLKQVQASAGLRLGLEVEASLLSCEAPELPDDDEPFDTADAWAPIRVVVEMQGGAQRRFRWDPFTTPGQIAVAALLRGFETSPGEVHEGSFDGFLERFSDPRDWQRSGVAQPSGQFGAELFDLRRSHFEGFTEGVDAQLIGAYVDEWEQVFGRARASLVPANAPDSDLADVVLSDVVRLSDGRLMMLATHPLRLRWLARHYAEVTGWITKALNECLRLNSENSDLFFDTLERVSPHGTPAMIVGPNQSVAIPMRESAGHEEYAPVRQGGNESRDWLAAVDETAIEEMVRVITDYLATYPHKMDGLSVLLLDRNGDPVLPVRVAKRMRAKNPKLRLDLVVLAPRETHHGIIQAFDFEFTDSDVAEERFLPDVQLVLKPWNSERDIDFSGLEDSIDVALAPALFGTQTSLNASTRDPSATLAGRYDPWTHPAAHNLAESSENVVRELLPTSPDEVLETWSTLCVRYDRRSAVAREAEGNIDYFEMQIQFDQHQDLFVALHRVAHWVVTLDAFIGRDQIDNLRDRPDVILVKPGVGKNEAYTLIVSSQTGRQLVVRRLQRRLVDIGVVDPDEAEATASRFYSVGRNVVPGAVLRSLGIGTTINEIVGLVATRYVIARQVPVPHDQSCLVVWLSFDEQQRWFGRGAKTRADLGRFALALSEDGSVKLDILVAESKFRQTYDHGSAEEQLNRTTDLCRFAFASGDDATDDHKFWLQELASAIEQTSNKELPAAELPSRKHVGPMCPGLAARVIEELRSGNVVLNSVKGVAVAVAAGQEDSAPAPRALGSHTLLRLNRPELQQVIALLRARTDPALVADAEIAESDELRSRGVSRSVEAPDDQERSTSTGRDVDAQSERLDARSESAPRVADEGPAPSSFPATGLGDDELRHRYNKVLSVFSLHNVQVGPPEAGDAWQEGPGFYVLRFVPRPGVTVDKVVNRREEIFLALGLPAGYSIRTRSDRGAVVFEIPKVEDEKYGVPTTTLWQLCPVNSNDLIAPVGADIAGTPVEIHFSSPDSPHLLVAGTTGSGKSVALDTILKGLIRYDASSVRLQLVDPKGTELVDFEDDPHVDGTIGMDADDAIEILEAAVQEMEDRYRAMKVVRARKLVEYNAQVEAVERRPWIVIVLDEYADLTSDPDDKRAIEDLLRRLTQKARAAGIHVIAATQRPSADVISTTIRSNFPAQLALRVKTATDSRIVLDETGAESLAGRGDALLHTAQGTVRIQVAYDNS, via the coding sequence GTGACCGATAGGGCAGACTCGACTCTCGGACGCGTGGTCGCGCGGGTGGCATTGGACTCGGTCACGCGAGGATCCGATGGAACCCGTGCAGCGTTGCGCATCGCCGCCTTCGAGAAGCCGATCGTGGAGTCCGCGTTGCGCGAGGTCGCAGAGATGCTGGCCGACGGGGCTACAACCGACGTCATCGTGAAGGTCGGCACGACTGAGCCCATTGAGGGTGTGCCGGACGGCTTCCTGTTGGACGACGGCGAGCAACTCACTGCCTGGCGGAACGTCCCCGGGACAGGGGCGTCGGTCGTGCTCTTCGACTGGGGCCAGCCACCAGATTCCGAAGGACTTTCGGCCGTCAACCGTCTCGACGGTGCCGTTCTCCTCACCGGGCCAGACGAGGATGCCCGGTTCGAACTCTTTGCCCGCGAGGCGTGGCTTGCCGTCGGCGGTGAAGGAAAAGCCCCTCCAGCGCTCGTGGCATGCCAGCGTCAGATCTGGCGCGCGGTGTCGGACTCTCAGGAAGAGAGCCGTTCGCTCCGTCGACTGGCTCGATATCTCGTGGAGTCCGCGGAGACGGTTACTGCCTCCAGCGTGCACACCGACGAGGTGATTCAGAAGGCCGCTTCCAGCGCGTTGCCTAGCCTGGGCCTGTTCCCCGACAGTGGCCTCTTCGCTTCCGAGAGCGCCGTCGAGGCGCGCGTCAAGAAGAACGTGCGTGTTGCGGGGCTCAGACAACCGAGCGGTGCACTGCTCTCTGAGGAGGATCTGCTTGCCCGCATCGATGAAGCGGAACTGACCTCGGCGGCACTCGAAAAGGTCGCCCTCTCGAGCGACGTTGCGAAAGCCCACATGAGGAACCTCGTGATGGAGGTGGGCGAGGGGTCGGAAGATCCTCGCCGAGCGCTCGACCTTCCGATTTGGCTAGAGATCTTCGAGAAGCGCTCGACGAAGGTCGGCCTCGGGCGCCAGATCCGCGATGTCTTCGAGCGAGTCGCCCCTGACCGGCTCGAGGAGTTCGACGCACTCCTCGTCGAAGACGGGCTGGACCGTAGCGATCAGGAGGCCGCTGAGCAGTTCTTGTTCGCGGAGCCGCCGCTGGACGCCGAGACGCTCGCCGATCTGTTGCCCAAGATTCTTCGCCGACGCGCCGAGAAGATCGCGTTCCCCGACTCGCAGGTTGTCCTCGACCCCCTTCGTGCGCTCCTTCGTGAACTCACCTACTTCGACGACGAGGACGAGGGGACGGTCAACGTCCGTGTCGAGGGTACCGTCGAGAGCGGTGGATGGACTCGATGGCTGTTTGCGTTCCTCTACGGGAGGTCGCTCAAGCAAGTTCAGGCCTCGGCTGGTCTTCGTCTCGGGCTAGAGGTCGAAGCCAGCCTGCTCTCTTGTGAGGCGCCCGAGCTGCCTGATGACGACGAGCCGTTCGATACGGCAGACGCTTGGGCACCCATCCGCGTCGTCGTCGAGATGCAAGGGGGAGCTCAACGACGCTTCCGGTGGGATCCGTTCACCACGCCGGGCCAGATCGCAGTCGCGGCACTCCTGCGCGGATTCGAGACTTCGCCCGGCGAGGTGCACGAAGGCAGCTTCGACGGGTTCCTAGAGCGATTTAGTGACCCGCGCGACTGGCAACGAAGTGGCGTCGCGCAACCGAGCGGGCAGTTTGGCGCGGAACTGTTCGACCTGCGCAGGAGCCACTTCGAGGGCTTCACCGAGGGTGTCGACGCCCAGCTGATCGGCGCGTACGTCGATGAGTGGGAGCAGGTCTTCGGCCGCGCACGCGCAAGCCTGGTTCCAGCGAACGCGCCAGATTCTGATCTCGCCGACGTCGTCCTCAGCGATGTCGTCCGGCTGTCAGACGGACGCTTGATGATGCTCGCAACTCATCCGCTGCGACTGCGCTGGCTTGCACGGCACTACGCAGAGGTGACCGGGTGGATCACAAAGGCCCTGAACGAGTGCCTCAGGCTAAACTCGGAGAACAGCGACCTGTTCTTCGACACGCTTGAGCGGGTGTCGCCGCACGGGACGCCGGCGATGATCGTCGGGCCGAACCAGAGCGTGGCCATCCCGATGCGGGAGTCCGCCGGGCATGAGGAGTACGCACCGGTCAGACAGGGCGGCAATGAGTCGCGGGACTGGCTGGCGGCCGTGGATGAGACGGCTATCGAGGAGATGGTTCGCGTCATCACCGACTATCTGGCGACTTACCCGCACAAGATGGACGGGCTCTCCGTACTGCTCTTGGACCGCAACGGTGACCCGGTTCTCCCCGTGCGCGTCGCGAAGCGCATGCGTGCCAAGAACCCCAAACTCCGCTTGGACCTGGTCGTCCTTGCTCCACGCGAGACGCACCACGGCATCATCCAGGCGTTCGACTTCGAGTTCACAGACTCGGACGTGGCAGAGGAGCGCTTCCTCCCCGACGTTCAGCTCGTCCTCAAACCGTGGAACTCCGAACGGGACATCGACTTCTCGGGGCTCGAAGACTCGATCGACGTCGCCCTGGCACCAGCACTCTTCGGCACACAGACAAGCCTCAACGCCAGCACGCGCGACCCGTCGGCCACGCTGGCCGGACGCTACGACCCGTGGACGCACCCGGCAGCGCACAACCTTGCCGAGTCCAGCGAGAACGTCGTCCGCGAGTTGCTGCCCACTTCGCCAGACGAAGTCCTCGAGACCTGGTCGACCCTGTGTGTCCGTTACGACCGTCGCTCGGCAGTTGCACGTGAGGCGGAAGGAAACATCGACTACTTCGAGATGCAGATTCAGTTCGACCAACATCAGGACCTCTTCGTGGCGCTTCACCGAGTTGCTCACTGGGTCGTGACGCTCGACGCCTTTATCGGGCGTGACCAGATCGACAACCTGCGCGACCGACCGGACGTCATTCTGGTGAAGCCCGGCGTGGGCAAGAACGAGGCCTACACACTGATTGTGAGCTCCCAGACGGGTCGACAGCTGGTCGTGCGACGCCTCCAGCGAAGGCTTGTCGACATTGGTGTCGTGGATCCTGATGAGGCCGAAGCGACTGCATCCAGGTTCTACTCGGTTGGCCGGAACGTCGTCCCGGGTGCCGTACTTCGCTCGCTGGGCATCGGTACGACAATCAACGAGATCGTGGGGCTGGTCGCGACGCGGTACGTCATCGCGCGGCAGGTGCCGGTGCCACATGACCAGAGCTGCCTCGTGGTCTGGCTCAGCTTCGACGAGCAGCAGCGATGGTTCGGTCGCGGGGCAAAGACGCGGGCGGACCTAGGCCGGTTCGCGCTCGCCCTCAGCGAGGACGGGAGTGTCAAGCTCGACATCCTCGTTGCCGAGTCCAAGTTCCGGCAGACCTATGACCACGGATCCGCCGAGGAGCAACTGAACCGCACGACGGATCTGTGCCGGTTCGCGTTCGCGTCCGGCGACGACGCGACCGACGATCACAAGTTCTGGCTCCAGGAGCTTGCCTCCGCCATCGAGCAGACGAGCAATAAAGAACTCCCCGCGGCGGAGCTCCCGTCCAGAAAGCACGTCGGCCCAATGTGCCCGGGCTTGGCCGCACGTGTGATCGAGGAGCTTCGCTCCGGCAACGTGGTCCTCAACTCCGTCAAGGGTGTGGCCGTCGCGGTTGCGGCAGGGCAGGAGGACTCGGCACCCGCTCCCCGGGCGCTCGGGAGCCACACTCTCCTGCGCCTGAACCGCCCCGAACTTCAGCAGGTCATCGCCCTGCTCCGCGCTCGGACGGACCCAGCGTTGGTGGCGGACGCGGAGATCGCGGAATCCGACGAGTTGCGATCACGTGGTGTCTCGAGAAGCGTCGAAGCCCCGGACGACCAGGAGCGCAGCACATCCACCGGTCGCGACGTCGACGCTCAAAGCGAGCGACTCGATGCGCGTAGTGAGAGCGCGCCTAGAGTTGCAGACGAAGGTCCGGCGCCGTCGTCCTTCCCCGCCACGGGCCTCGGCGACGACGAGCTCCGCCACCGGTACAACAAGGTGCTCAGCGTCTTCTCGCTCCACAACGTCCAGGTCGGCCCACCGGAGGCCGGCGATGCCTGGCAGGAGGGACCCGGGTTCTACGTGCTGCGATTCGTCCCGCGACCCGGCGTCACCGTGGACAAGGTCGTCAACCGACGCGAGGAGATCTTCCTCGCGCTTGGGCTGCCTGCCGGCTACAGCATCCGCACCCGCAGCGATCGCGGTGCCGTCGTATTCGAAATCCCAAAGGTCGAGGACGAGAAGTACGGCGTGCCCACAACCACGCTCTGGCAGCTCTGTCCGGTTAACTCGAACGACCTCATCGCACCGGTCGGCGCCGACATCGCTGGGACCCCCGTCGAGATCCACTTCTCCTCGCCCGACTCGCCACACCTGCTCGTCGCCGGCACGACGGGCTCCGGAAAATCCGTCGCCCTCGACACGATCCTCAAAGGTCTCATCCGCTACGACGCTTCCTCGGTCAGGCTCCAACTCGTCGATCCCAAGGGAACGGAACTCGTCGATTTCGAGGACGACCCGCACGTCGATGGCACCATCGGGATGGACGCAGACGACGCCATCGAGATCCTTGAGGCCGCCGTTCAGGAGATGGAGGATCGCTACCGAGCCATGAAGGTCGTCCGCGCGCGGAAGCTCGTGGAGTACAACGCGCAAGTCGAGGCCGTGGAGCGGAGACCGTGGATCGTCATCGTCCTCGACGAGTACGCCGATCTGACCAGCGACCCAGACGACAAGCGAGCGATCGAAGACCTTCTTCGTCGATTGACACAGAAAGCTCGCGCGGCGGGTATCCATGTCATCGCGGCAACACAGCGCCCGAGCGCGGACGTCATCTCTACGACCATCAGGTCCAACTTCCCGGCGCAGCTCGCGTTGCGGGTCAAGACGGCGACAGACAGCCGGATCGTCCTCGACGAGACCGGAGCTGAGTCGCTGGCGGGACGTGGTGACGCACTGCTGCATACCGCACAGGGCACAGTCCGAATCCAGGTGGCATACGACAACTCCTGA
- a CDS encoding DNA cytosine methyltransferase, producing the protein MATEHPLQGQRRPAFERGDRNLVVVDLFAGCGGLTLGAAQAARDRRLALKVPLAVDFEQAPVTVFRKNFPKANVQVASVESYFDGALGAKPTVTELKTRKQVGDVDLLIGGPPCQGHSNLNNRTRRDDPKNRLYLRMARAAEVLRPRVMVVENVPAVVHDSQQVVARTRTHLERLGYKVAATRVELVRLGIPQTRRRHILLAVRTDALADGQSVADLLEFAPQPTRDLRWAIGDLEHADTERWFDAPSKMSSANRERIQWLIDENEVNLPNDRRPKCHRGDHSYVSMYGRLTWSQPAQTITSGFGSLGQGRYGHPSQPRTLTPHEAARIQGFPDYFQFDATVTRTQLSVIIGNAVPPALSRVLTTRLLETGILGHEAVAGLEESA; encoded by the coding sequence ATGGCGACCGAGCACCCCCTTCAAGGCCAGCGTCGACCTGCGTTTGAGCGCGGCGACCGGAACTTGGTTGTCGTTGACCTCTTTGCAGGGTGCGGAGGTCTGACGCTCGGGGCCGCCCAGGCAGCAAGGGACCGTCGTCTCGCCCTCAAAGTGCCCCTCGCCGTGGACTTCGAGCAGGCACCCGTGACGGTGTTCAGGAAGAACTTCCCGAAGGCGAACGTTCAGGTTGCATCCGTGGAGAGCTACTTCGACGGTGCCCTTGGCGCTAAGCCCACGGTCACGGAGCTGAAGACCCGCAAGCAAGTTGGCGACGTCGATCTGCTCATCGGAGGCCCTCCGTGTCAGGGACATTCGAACCTCAACAACCGCACGCGCAGGGACGACCCGAAGAACCGCCTGTACCTGCGGATGGCGCGTGCCGCCGAGGTCCTGCGCCCTCGGGTGATGGTGGTCGAGAACGTACCCGCAGTGGTGCACGATTCCCAGCAGGTTGTCGCCCGCACGCGAACCCACCTTGAGCGGTTGGGGTACAAGGTCGCCGCCACCCGGGTGGAACTCGTACGACTCGGGATCCCACAGACACGGCGACGCCACATCCTGCTCGCGGTGCGAACGGATGCCCTGGCGGATGGGCAGTCGGTCGCCGACCTGCTTGAGTTCGCACCCCAACCGACGCGGGACCTCCGATGGGCTATCGGTGATCTTGAGCATGCCGACACCGAGCGTTGGTTCGATGCGCCCTCCAAGATGAGCTCGGCGAACCGGGAACGCATCCAGTGGCTCATCGACGAGAACGAAGTGAACCTGCCGAATGACCGACGCCCCAAGTGCCACCGCGGTGACCACTCGTACGTGTCCATGTACGGACGCCTCACTTGGAGTCAGCCCGCGCAGACCATCACCAGCGGCTTCGGAAGCTTGGGGCAGGGCCGGTACGGACACCCGTCGCAGCCTCGAACGCTGACGCCTCACGAGGCCGCTCGCATCCAGGGGTTCCCTGACTACTTCCAGTTCGACGCGACGGTGACGCGCACGCAACTGTCCGTCATCATCGGCAACGCGGTACCGCCAGCGCTCTCGCGAGTGTTGACAACGCGGCTACTTGAGACGGGGATTCTTGGGCACGAGGCCGTCGCTGGGCTGGAGGAATCCGCCTAG